One Schistocerca cancellata isolate TAMUIC-IGC-003103 chromosome 1, iqSchCanc2.1, whole genome shotgun sequence genomic region harbors:
- the LOC126161653 gene encoding ADP-ribosylation factor 4-like, producing the protein MGLTFSTFVRKLFGRKQLRILIVGLGSAGKTTILYRMKMGEDVTPMPTLGFNVETVEYKNICFIVWDVGGQDKVRRLWQQYYANTFAIIFVVDSTDKERMPLASSILHSLLDEEELSDALVLVYANKQDLPHALSVVAVKDMLRLDSVQHRKWYIQGTCAVTGSGLYEGLDWLADHISNK; encoded by the coding sequence ATGGGGCTAACTTTTTCTACGTTCGTACGGAAGTTATTTGGCAGGAAGCAACTTCGAATATTAATCGTCGGACTGGGCTCTGCAGGCAAAACTACTATTTTGTACCGGATGAAAATGGGAGAGGATGTTACTCCCATGCCAACTCTCGGATTCAATGTGGAAACAGTTGAGTATAAAAACATCTGTTTTATTGTGTGGGATGTCGGCGGGCAGGACAAGGTGAGAAGGCTGTGGCAGCAGTACTACGCCAACACGTTCGCCATTATTTTCGTCGTTGACTCGACCGACAAGGAGCGGATGCCTCTCGCCTCGTCCATTCTGCACAGCCTGCTAGACGAGGAGGAGCTGTCGGACGCCTTGGTGCTGGTGTACGCCAACAAGCAGGACCTTCCACACGCTCTCTCGGTCGTGGCCGTCAAGGACATGCTGCGGCTGGATAGTGTCCAGCACAGGAAGTGGTACATCCAGGGAACTTGCGCCGTTACCGGAAGCGGACTGTATGAAGGTTTGGACTGGCTTGCAGACCACATTTCCAACAAGTaa